The bacterium (Candidatus Blackallbacteria) CG13_big_fil_rev_8_21_14_2_50_49_14 genome includes a window with the following:
- a CDS encoding GntR family transcriptional regulator: MSSEFLYLQLAREIRQQIETGTLKPGERLPSLRNLSENRQISLATVNQAYLHLEAQSFIMARPQSGFYVMPRPLPRAIPHRPLTPESPAPVDKNAFISQILEQSRQPGILPLGATILSPELLPVKQLSRLIAQWGSDPRCHRYAPTEGWIDLRRQIARRSLDSERPIGAEEVMVTAGCMEALHLSLRSLAQAGDLVAVESPTFYGILQAIESLGMQVLELPTDPQTGLDLEALEKAMKHHPIKVLVTVPSFQNPLGACMPLPKKQALLALAQRTGLRIIEDDIYGEFYYREPPPTLFSLDPTQQQVILCSSFSKTLAPGFRVGWVLAGPQRERILQLKRMTSLSTASLPQLVIADYLASGAYDRYLRRLRRQLENTLQKALALIGREFPAQIRLSQPTGGFILWLELPPGVQALKIYRQALAAGIAVAPGELFFNQNQGYQALRISLNQPWGPTLEKGLCKLGALLREAIS; this comes from the coding sequence ATGTCCTCTGAATTTCTCTATTTGCAATTGGCCCGTGAAATTCGTCAACAGATTGAAACCGGTACGCTCAAACCCGGTGAGCGCCTGCCTTCTTTACGCAACCTGAGTGAAAACCGCCAGATCAGTCTCGCCACGGTCAACCAGGCCTATCTGCATTTGGAAGCCCAAAGTTTTATCATGGCCCGCCCCCAATCAGGATTCTATGTGATGCCCCGCCCGCTGCCCAGAGCGATTCCCCACCGCCCACTGACCCCAGAAAGCCCAGCCCCTGTCGATAAAAATGCTTTTATCAGCCAGATTTTAGAGCAAAGCCGACAGCCGGGAATTTTGCCCCTGGGGGCGACCATTCTCTCGCCGGAATTATTGCCCGTCAAACAGCTCAGTCGCCTGATTGCTCAATGGGGCTCTGATCCTCGCTGCCACAGATACGCCCCCACCGAGGGCTGGATTGATCTGCGCCGCCAGATTGCCCGACGCAGTCTCGACTCAGAACGCCCGATCGGTGCTGAAGAGGTGATGGTGACCGCCGGTTGCATGGAAGCCTTGCATCTCAGCCTGCGCTCCCTGGCCCAGGCGGGGGATTTGGTGGCCGTTGAAAGCCCGACTTTTTATGGCATTCTGCAAGCGATCGAAAGCCTGGGCATGCAGGTTCTGGAATTGCCCACCGATCCTCAAACGGGTTTGGACCTTGAGGCCCTTGAAAAAGCCATGAAACACCACCCGATCAAAGTTTTGGTGACGGTTCCCAGTTTTCAGAACCCACTGGGGGCTTGTATGCCTTTGCCCAAGAAACAGGCTTTACTGGCTCTGGCCCAGCGCACAGGATTGCGCATTATCGAGGACGATATCTACGGAGAGTTTTATTACCGTGAACCGCCACCCACTTTGTTTTCACTCGATCCCACACAGCAACAGGTAATTCTCTGTTCTTCTTTTTCCAAAACCCTGGCTCCAGGTTTTCGCGTGGGCTGGGTTCTGGCTGGGCCCCAGCGTGAGCGCATTCTGCAACTTAAGCGCATGACCTCGTTGAGTACGGCCAGCCTGCCGCAATTGGTGATTGCCGACTATCTGGCCAGTGGTGCCTATGATCGCTATCTGCGCCGCTTACGCCGCCAATTGGAAAATACCCTGCAAAAGGCCTTGGCCTTGATTGGCAGAGAATTCCCAGCTCAAATTAGGCTGAGTCAGCCTACAGGCGGCTTTATTCTTTGGTTGGAATTGCCTCCCGGTGTTCAGGCCCTGAAGATTTACCGTCAGGCGCTGGCGGCTGGCATTGCAGTGGCCCCTGGCGAACTTTTCTTTAATCAAAACCAGGGCTACCAGGCCCTGCGAATTAGCTTGAACCAGCCCTGGGGGCCCACCTTGGAAAAGGGCTTGTGCAAACTGGGGGCCTTGCTAAGAGAGGCGATCTCTTGA